Genomic DNA from Rhodothermus bifroesti:
CGAAGAAGGGGAGGAAGGCTGCATTGGCATGACCAAAAACGAATGGGTGATGACCGCGCGCGACTCGCTCTTCCAGTTGGTGGAGCGTGCTAAGGCGGTCTATGCAGCTGGGTTCAACGTCATCCGTCCACCGTTGCCACCACGCCGCTTTGAGGTTACCTCGGGCGTAGACCGCATCACCATCACGTGGGAACCCTATCCAGGCGAGTTGCCCCCAGGGGGCTGGGAGCTCTACCGAGCCCAGAACCGCTTTGATGGGATTCCGGCTCCAGACGACCGCACGCGCTACCAACTGATTGCAAGACTGCCCGCTAATGTAACCCGCTATGAAGATACCGATGTGGCCCGCGGCGTAGCCTACTACTACTACCTGCAGGCTGTAGGCAATCCTACGCCGGTTGACCCCATGGCCATTAACGGCACACCCGATGGGCGTCCCTTGCGGAGCAGTCGTTACTATACGCAAACCTATGATCCAGCTATCCTGAAGCGGCCCCCGGGTGAAACGATCGCTAAAGCCCGCATTGTGCCCAATCCCTACATCATCGCTGCGGACCAAGACCTGCGCTGGCCCGACCAGCAAGACAAGATCGGCTTCCTGGATATCCCAGGCCAGTGCACCATTGAGATTTATACCGAGCTCGGCGAGCTCGTAAAGCGGATCGAGCACACCGACGGTAGCGGAGATGAGTATTGGGATCTGACCACCGATGCCCGACAGGTGATTTCCAGCGGGATCTATATCGCGGTCATTAAAGACCACACCACAGGTCAACAGCTCATCCGCAAGTTTGTCGTGATTCGATGAGCCAACCCTGGTGTGCGGGCCCCCAGGGCCCGCACACCCCTAACGCCGCTAGCGCTGTTGTTTCAAGTGTAAACCTACAGACGACTTCCCATGAAAACACATGTACTACGCTGGGGATGGGGCCTATTTCTGATCCTGTTCTGGATGGGGTCCCCTGCTTACGCGCAGCCCTTAGGCGAAGGAGGGTTCCAGCAGGCAAAACGTGAAAAACGCGCTCAAACAGGCCTGAAATTTTTGAGCATGTCGCTGGATCCCAGGCTCTCGGCTATGGGAGGAGCCGCCACAGCCCAAAATCTAGGCAACTCCTTGGCGCTCCTATATAACCCAGCCACGATGGCGCACATGGCCGACCGTCTCCACCTTGCGGTCATGCAAACGCAATGGATCGCCGACATCCGTTACAATGGCGGGACGCTCGCCTTTAGTCCACGTGGCGGCATCTATGGGGTTTGGGGGGTGTCGGTAACCGCCGTGGACTACGGCGAGTTTATCGGGACCATCCGGGCAGATAACGAAAGTGGCTATGAAGACACGTTCAACTTCAGTCCTACCGCGCTGGCCATCGGCGTAGGTTATGCCCGAGCCTTAACCGACCGCTTTGCCGTCGGCGGCCAGGTGA
This window encodes:
- a CDS encoding PorV/PorQ family protein — protein: MKTHVLRWGWGLFLILFWMGSPAYAQPLGEGGFQQAKREKRAQTGLKFLSMSLDPRLSAMGGAATAQNLGNSLALLYNPATMAHMADRLHLAVMQTQWIADIRYNGGTLAFSPRGGIYGVWGVSVTAVDYGEFIGTIRADNESGYEDTFNFSPTALAIGVGYARALTDRFAVGGQVKYVNQDLGSFPVAFGDGGDLVHKDYRKSTVAFDFGVIYQTGFRSLTFAVSARNFSRELKYERENFEPPLTFRIGVAMNLLDLTNQDPNMHRLLVAVDAERPRDFDERLHIGAEYLLLNTLALRAGYAYPSDVEGASLGVGVRQRFGSVNFAFDYAYTVFETFSNVNRLGIQISF